In Deltaproteobacteria bacterium, the genomic stretch GCGGCCGACTCGCCGCCGGCACCGACGCCACGTCGGAGCCTGCGGACGCCGTCGCCCGGTCGAGGCGCACGCGCTCGCCATCGTCGTATGGATCCGTCCGGCCAGGATGCGTCGCGAGGACCAGGGCCGCGACGGCCGCCGCCGCGCCGAGGGGTCGCGTGCGCATGGGATCAGGCGCCGGCCGCGTGACTCAACTGATGCTGCTCGAGGAGGATCTTGACCTTGCGCACCAGATCCGCCCCGCTGAAGGGCTTCGTGATGTAGTAGTCAGCCCCGAGCGCGAGTCCCTTCTCGATGTCGTCCTGCGTGGACTTCGCCGTCAGGAAGATCACCGGAACGTTGGCCGTACGCTCTTGGCTCTTCAGAACCTTGAAGACCGCGTATCCATCGACCTCCGGCATCATGATGTCGAGAATCACGAGATCGAAGTCGGCATGCGCGAGCACTTGAATGGCCTCGCGTCCGCCGAGGCACTTCGTCGGTCGCATCCCCTCGATGCGGAGCCGCGTCTCCACGAGCTCCGCGATCATCGGATGATCCTCCACGATGAGCACGCGCGCCCCCGCGTTACCCGCCCCGGCCTGTCGTTGCAGTTCCATGCGTCCCTCACTCATCTTCTAGCTCTGTGGCGCGAGGCCGAGAAGCTTCAATCCGCCGCATCACCGTCACGTAATTCGTCATGCGACGGCTCACGTGATCCCGTACTTGTCGAGCTTGCGATACAACGTGCGACGACTGAGCCCGAGCAGGCGCGCCGCTTCCATCCGCTTCCCGCCGGCGGCCTCCAGTGCCTTGCGAATCTGATCGCGCTCCGCCGCCTCGATGCTGAGGTCGAATTCCGGAGCCGCTGCGATCTCGGGGCCGATGCCGATCGCTGGCGCGAGCGCGACGGCCCCGACTCCGGACGTCGCGCCACCGAGGAACGGCGCCGGAAGGTGCTCCGCAAGAATGCTCGAGCCGCGCGCCACGATGAGTGCACGTTCCATCACGTTCAGCAGCTGCCGAATGTTCCCGGGCCACGCGTGCGAGCGGAACATCGCCAGAACGGGGGCCGACACCTCCACGACCTCGTCCTTGCCGAGGCGCCGCGCCAGCCGCTGCAGGAAGTGGCTGCACAGGAGATCGACGTCCTCGATGCGGGCCCGCAACGGCGGGAGCGTGATGGCGCCGACGTTCAGACGATAGTACAGATCTTCGCGGAACTCGCCGCGATCCACCATTGTGGCCAGATCGCGATTCGTGGCCGCGATGATGCGAATGTCGACACGCACCGGCTCCGGCGACCCGACGCGCTTGATTTCGCGATTCTCGATGACGCGCAGGAGCTTCGCCTGCACCGCCATCGGCAGCTCGCCGATCTCGTCGAGGAAGATGCTGCCGCCGTGCGCCGCTTCGAACAGCCCCTTGCGATCGCGATCGGCTCCGGTGAAGGCACCTCGCACGTGACCGAAGAGCTCGCTTTCGAGGAGCGTCGGGGCGAGCGTCGTGCAGTTGCAGAGGATGAACGGCTTGTCCTTGAGCGGGCTCAACTCGTGGAGAGCCCGCGCGACGAGTTCCTTGCCGGTGCCGCTC encodes the following:
- a CDS encoding response regulator; its protein translation is MELQRQAGAGNAGARVLIVEDHPMIAELVETRLRIEGMRPTKCLGGREAIQVLAHADFDLVILDIMMPEVDGYAVFKVLKSQERTANVPVIFLTAKSTQDDIEKGLALGADYYITKPFSGADLVRKVKILLEQHQLSHAAGA
- a CDS encoding sigma-54-dependent Fis family transcriptional regulator translates to MALHDQYRVLVVEDDPDIRRILQLFLTERDFSVTTADRASAALDLMTQIPVDLILSDVRMPGMSGIELLHHIKEHDPDVQLVLMTAYSSVKDAVEAIQAGATDYIEKPIDFRRLERILDVVFERRRLARENKILQQQLQGRVEFQGMVARSQQMLEIFSFIERLARYPTTALVTGESGTGKELVARALHELSPLKDKPFILCNCTTLAPTLLESELFGHVRGAFTGADRDRKGLFEAAHGGSIFLDEIGELPMAVQAKLLRVIENREIKRVGSPEPVRVDIRIIAATNRDLATMVDRGEFREDLYYRLNVGAITLPPLRARIEDVDLLCSHFLQRLARRLGKDEVVEVSAPVLAMFRSHAWPGNIRQLLNVMERALIVARGSSILAEHLPAPFLGGATSGVGAVALAPAIGIGPEIAAAPEFDLSIEAAERDQIRKALEAAGGKRMEAARLLGLSRRTLYRKLDKYGIT